The sequence GAGAGATATCATTACGCTTGCCTGTACCGAGTGCAAGCAGAGAAACTACACGACGACCAAGAACAAGAAAACCACTCCCGAGAAGCTGGAGTTGAGCAAATACTGCCGCTTCTGCCGCAAGCACACTCCTCATAAGGAAACCAAGTAGCGCCCGTGGCGGGCGTGTTGAGGATTGCAGGCCAGTAGCTCTAACGGCTAGAGCACCGGTCTCCAAAACCGGGTGTTGGGGGTTCGAATCCCTCCTGGCCTGCCATTTTATTCCAAGTGAATGGGGTGAACCTGTGCTGGCAAAGACCAAAAATTTTCTCGAAGAAGTAAAGATCGAGCTGGGCAAGGTAACGTGGCCCGCCCGCAAGGAAACCATTGCCACTACCTGGGTGGTTGTGGTCATCATTGTTTTGATCTCCCTGTACCTTGGTGCCTGCGACGTAGTGCTTGCCAAGCTTATGCGCCTGATTCTGGCATAAAGGACGATGTGAGTTATGGCACTTAAATGGTACGGCGTACATACCTATTCAGGATTTGAAAACCGGGTCAAGCTTTCGCTCCAGGAGCGGATCAAGAACCTGGGGCTTGACGAACAGTTCGGCGATATCCTCATCCCTTCGGAGACCGTGGTCGAGCTGAAAAAAGGGGAGAAGCGGACTTCGACCCGCAAATTCTTCCCCGGCTATATCCTGGTCAACATGATACTCAACGACGAGACCTGGCATGTGGTGAAAGAGACCGCCAGGGTCACCGGTTTCGTCGGCGGCAACAATCCGGTAGTGATCCCTGAGGAAGAGGTGCAGAAGATCACCCGCCGCATGGAGGAAGGGGCGGAAAAACCCCGTCCCAAGGTCGAGTTTGAGGTCGGCGAAACCGTACGGGTTGTCGACGGGCCGTTCCTCAATTTCTCCGGCGTGGTGGAGGATGTGAAGCCGGACAAGGCCAAACTGCGGGTCATGGTCAGCATCTTCGGGCGGGCAACCCCCGTGGAGCTGGAATTCATGCAGGTGGAAAAACAATAGCTCGGCTACCGGCCGCAGCTTGAGCATACTTAAGAGCATCGTCAGGATGGAGAGCAAAGGAGCAAAGCATGGCTAAGAAAATCACAGGGTATATCAAATTGCAGATTCCCGCTGCCAAGGCAAACCCGTCCCCCCCGATCGGACCTGCCCTGGGCCAGCACGGCGTCAATATAATGGAGTTCTGCAAGGCGTTCAATGCCAAAACCCAGGCAGACGAAGGGACCATCATCCCGGTCGTCATCACGGTGTTTGCTGACCGTTCGTTCAGCTTCATTACCAAGACTCCTCCGGCACCTATTCTGATCAAGAAGGCTTTGGGGATCGAGAGCGGCTCCAGTGTTCCCAACAAGAACAAGGTCGGCAAGCTTACCAAGGCGCAGGTCGAGGAGATAGCCAAGAAGAAGATGCCGGACCTGAACGCAGCCAGCCTTGAGGCGGCCATGCGGACCATCGAAGGCACCGCCCGCAGCATGGGCGTTGACATCGTTTAGAGAAGGAGAGGGTGAACTGCAATGCCTACGACAGCAAAAAAACATACAGCGGCCATGGCCAAGGTCGACCGGACCAGGAACTATCCCCTTAAGGAGGGGGTGGAACTTGTCAAGGCGTCTGCGTATGCCAAGTTCGACGAGACGGTTGATATCGCGGTAAGGCTCGGGGTCGACCCGCGGCATGCCGACCAGATGGTTCGCGGTGCCGTTGTCCTGCCCAACGGGCTCGGCAAGGACGTCCGCGTCCTGGTATTCGCCAAGGGTGAGAAGGAAAAAGAGGCCCGCGATGCGGGTGCCGACTATGTCGGTGCCGAGGATCTGGTCGCCAAGATCCAGGAAGGCTGGTTCGATTTCGACACCGCCATTGCTACTCCCGACATGATGGGCGTTGTCGGCAAGATCGGCAAGCTGCTCGGTCCCCGTGGCCTCATGCCCAACCCGAAGGTGGGAACGGTTACCTTCGATGTGGGGAGAGCGGTCAAGGAATCCAAGTCGGGCAAGGTTGAATTCCGCGTCGAAAAGGCCGGGATCATCCACGCACCTGTGGGCAAGGCCTCCTTCGAGGGGACCAAGTTGGAAGAGAACATCCTGGCCCTGGTGGATGCGCTGATGAAGGCCAAGCCTTCGGCAGCCAAGGGCACCTACGTGAAAAAGATCTGCCTCTCGACCACCATGGGTCCCGGCGTGCGTCTCGACGCAGCCGACGTGGCGGCCAGTTTATAATACCCCCACAAGAAATCGCCAAAGTCATAGACAGCAGGCGTCGCCTCCTCCGGGAGACGGCTTAAACACGGGACAGCCTGCCGAGACTTGGGGTGCGCACCACGCGCAACGCAGTAGCTTCTTGACTTTGGCAAGGGTCCGGAAGACCCTTAACCCCAAAGAAAGGAGGAAGGCGCTTGAAAAAAGAGAATAAACAGCAAGTGGTCGCTGAGATGCATGATAAGCTCCAGCGGGCCAAGGCGGTGTTTCTCGCGGACTTTCGCGGTCTGAATGTCGGGAAGGTCTCCGAACTCAGGAATGAACTCCGCAAGGCTGAGGTAGAATACAAGGTCGTCAAGAATACCCTGCTGGAACTCGCTATTCGCGAGACCGACAAGCAGGCTCTGAGCGAACACTTTGCAGGCCCGACCGCGGTAGCACTGAGCTACACCGACCCCGTCGCCGCAGCAAAGGTTCTGTCGCGCTTCGATAAGGATCAACTGGTCCCCTTCAAGCTCAAGGGCGGCGTCCTGTCCGGTAAGGCGATTACCCCTGCCGATATTCAGGCCCTGGCAGACCTGCCGAGCAGAGAAGTCCTGCTCGCCAAGATGCTCGGTTCCATGAATGCACCGGTCACGAACTTCGTCTGTGTTCTGGCTGCAGTTCCGGGCAGCTTTGTCCGTGCACTCGATGCCATCCGGGCAAAAAAAGAAGGCAATTAACTCACTTACGAACAATTACTCTATGGAGGAATAAGCAATGGCTATTACCAAAGAAGAAGTCATCCAGTTTATCGAAAGCATGTCGGTTCTCGAACTGGCCGAGATGGTCAAGGAACTCGAAGAGAAATTCGGCGTTTCCGCTGCCGCTCCGGTCGCCGTGGCAGCAGCTGCCGCTCCTGCCGCTGCCGAGGCCGCTGAAGAGAAGACCGAATTCGATGTTATCCTCAAGGCTGCCGGTGCCAACAAGATCAACGTCATCAAGGTCGTCCGAGCCCTTACCAGCCTGGGTCTCAAGGAAGCCAAAGACCTCGTTGACGGCGCTCCGCAGCCGGTCAAGTCCGCTGTGTCCAAGGACGAGGCCGAGGAAGCCAGGAAGCAGCTGGCCGAGGCCGGTGCAGAAGTGGAAGTTAAATAGTAACCTGCGCATAAAGCTGAGCACGAGCCAAGGTCGCTGCAAGCGGCCTTGGCTGTTCTATTTTGTTGGCGGGCTAGTGCTTCGTGACGCCAACTACTTGAAATGCTTAGAGTTCAGGTAGTCACCAATAAAGCGCCAACGTCTATAAAGCCTTGCAACAAAGGAGACATTCTTAATGGCTTATTCAATTGCGAATAACCCCCTGCTCCGTAAAAACTTCGCGAAGATCAAAAAGATTATCGATATCCCCAACCTGATTGATATACAGAAGAATTCCTACAAGAGATTCCTTCAGCTGGACGTTCCGTACGAGGCGAGAAAAAACTTCGGCCTTGAGGCCGTATTCCGCAGCGTTTTCCCGATCCGTGATTTCAGCGAGACCGCATCTCTGGAGTATGTCTCCTATGCGCTGGGCACGCCGAAATATGATGTGGAGGAATGTCACCAGCGCGGCATGACCTTTGCCGCGCCGATGAAGGTCAAAGTTCGGTTGGTTGTCTGGGATGTCAACAAGGAGAACAACGCTCGGTCGATCCGTGACATCAAGGAGCAGGAGGTCTATTTCGGCGAGATCCCGCTCATGACCGAGAATGGCACGTTCATCATCAACGGAACGGAACGGGTTATCGTCAGCCAGTTGCATCGCTCGCCCGGCGTATTCTACGACCACGACAAGGGGAAGACCCACTCCAGCGGCAAGGTTCTCTATTCGGCCAGGGTGATTCCCTACCGCGGTTCATGGCTCGATTTCGAATTCGATCACAAGGACATCCTCTACGTGCGGATCGACCGTCGGCGCAAGATGCCGGCGACGGTGCTGCTCAAGGCGTTGGGCTACTCCACCGAGGAACTCCTCAATTACTATTACAAGAGCGAGGAGATTATCCTCTCGGGTGAGCGTCTGGTAAAGACCGCAGAGCCGGAACTGCTGATCAACCAGAAGGCCACCAGCGATATTGTGGACCCCAATACCGGCGACGTGCTCGTCAAGGCCAACCGGAAGTTCACCAAGGCTGCCATCAGGAAGATGGAAGAGCATGGCATCAAGTCAATACCGATCATGGAAGAAGAGGTCGTGGGCCGGTTCTCCTGCCATGACGTGGTCGATCCCGCTACTGGCGAGGTCCTGCTGGAGTGCAACGACGAGATCACCCTTGCCAAGCTGACCGAGATCCGCAGCCGGGAGATTGCAGCCCTCAAGGTGCTGTTCATCGACGGGCTCCATGTCACCTCCTCGTTCCGCGACACCATCCTGGTCGACAAGATATCCTCGACCGATGACGCGCTGATCGAGATCTACCGCCGCCTTCGTCCCGGCGATCCGCCGACCATCAAGAGTGCCGTTGCCCTGTTCGGCAACCTGTTTTTCAATCCGGAGCGCTACGACCTTTCCGCGGTCGGCCGGCTGAAGCTCAATCACAAGCTCGGTCTGAAGACGCCGCTGGATTGCCAGGTCCTGACCAAGGAAGACGTTCTGGAAGTGGTGCGCTACCTGATCGACCTGAAGAACGGCAAGGGGAGCATCGACGATATCGACCACCTGGGAAACC comes from Geobacter sp. and encodes:
- the rpmG gene encoding 50S ribosomal protein L33, producing MRDIITLACTECKQRNYTTTKNKKTTPEKLELSKYCRFCRKHTPHKETK
- the secE gene encoding preprotein translocase subunit SecE is translated as MLAKTKNFLEEVKIELGKVTWPARKETIATTWVVVVIIVLISLYLGACDVVLAKLMRLILA
- the nusG gene encoding transcription termination/antitermination protein NusG; this translates as MALKWYGVHTYSGFENRVKLSLQERIKNLGLDEQFGDILIPSETVVELKKGEKRTSTRKFFPGYILVNMILNDETWHVVKETARVTGFVGGNNPVVIPEEEVQKITRRMEEGAEKPRPKVEFEVGETVRVVDGPFLNFSGVVEDVKPDKAKLRVMVSIFGRATPVELEFMQVEKQ
- the rplK gene encoding 50S ribosomal protein L11, with the translated sequence MAKKITGYIKLQIPAAKANPSPPIGPALGQHGVNIMEFCKAFNAKTQADEGTIIPVVITVFADRSFSFITKTPPAPILIKKALGIESGSSVPNKNKVGKLTKAQVEEIAKKKMPDLNAASLEAAMRTIEGTARSMGVDIV
- a CDS encoding 50S ribosomal protein L1, whose amino-acid sequence is MPTTAKKHTAAMAKVDRTRNYPLKEGVELVKASAYAKFDETVDIAVRLGVDPRHADQMVRGAVVLPNGLGKDVRVLVFAKGEKEKEARDAGADYVGAEDLVAKIQEGWFDFDTAIATPDMMGVVGKIGKLLGPRGLMPNPKVGTVTFDVGRAVKESKSGKVEFRVEKAGIIHAPVGKASFEGTKLEENILALVDALMKAKPSAAKGTYVKKICLSTTMGPGVRLDAADVAASL
- a CDS encoding 50S ribosomal protein L10 is translated as MKKENKQQVVAEMHDKLQRAKAVFLADFRGLNVGKVSELRNELRKAEVEYKVVKNTLLELAIRETDKQALSEHFAGPTAVALSYTDPVAAAKVLSRFDKDQLVPFKLKGGVLSGKAITPADIQALADLPSREVLLAKMLGSMNAPVTNFVCVLAAVPGSFVRALDAIRAKKEGN
- the rplL gene encoding 50S ribosomal protein L7/L12 gives rise to the protein MAITKEEVIQFIESMSVLELAEMVKELEEKFGVSAAAPVAVAAAAAPAAAEAAEEKTEFDVILKAAGANKINVIKVVRALTSLGLKEAKDLVDGAPQPVKSAVSKDEAEEARKQLAEAGAEVEVK